AGTTGACCTCAGCGAGGAGCCACTTCCACTTGTCGTTGCCGTTATCGAGGCCCTTCACGAGATGGGCTACCTGACCTTTGAGGGCTCGAACGTTGTGCTTACTGAGAGTGGAAAGAAACTAGTCGAGAAATACGGGATAGGGGCGAGAAAGGACTACACCTGCTCCCACTGCCAGGGCAAGACTGTTGAGCTTTCAGCCTTCAGAGATTTGCTCGAGGAATTCAAGGAAATCGTCAAGGACAGGCCCCAGCCGAAGCACGACTTCGACCAGGCCTACGTTACGCCGGAAACCACAGTTGCCAGGGTTGCATTAATGCACAGTAGGGGCGACCTCGAGAACAAGGAGGTCTTCGTTCTTGGAGACGATGACCTGACGAGCATCGCCTTAATGCTCTCGGGCCTGCCTAAGAGGATAGCGGTTCTTGACATAGACGAGAGGCTCATGAAGTTCATCGAAAAGACGGCAGACGAGCTCGGTTACTCCGACATCGAGATATTCACCTTCGACCTCCGCGAGCCCCTTCCGGAATATGCTCTCCACAAGTTTGACACCTTTATTACAGACCCGCCTGAAACGGTTCCAGCGATAAGGGCCTTCGTCGGCAGGGGCATAGCGACGCTGAAGGGGCCAGGCTGCGCCGGCTACTTCGGCATAACGAGGAGGGAAAGCTCCCTCGACAAGTGGCGCGAGATTCAAAAGCTGCTCCTCAACGAGTTCGGGGTTGTTATAACCGACATAATCAGGAACTTCAATGAGTACGTCAACTGGGGCTATGAAGAGGAGACGCGCGCCTGGAGGCTCCTTCCCGTTAAGGTCAAACCCTCCTATAACTGGTACAAGAGCTACATGTTCAGGATTCAGACGCTTGAAGGCTCGAAGGGCTTTGAGGAGAAAATAGAAATTGGAGACGAGCTTTACAACGATGAGGAAGCCTCGACAACATGACGTTTTCAGCGTTTCTTCCTATTTCTTCTGCTAAGGACAACTCCGAGAGACACTACAACCACAACAAGCACGGCAACTATGTAGACAAGGTATATTCCTCCAATCGTTGCTTTCTGGTTCTCCACCAGCGGTTTTTTCCAGGGACTCGTTGCTTTAAAGCCCTCGACAGGGGTCGCGTTCACCAAGAGCGGATGCTTTGTTGGGTATATTAGTATGTAGCCGTCTAATCCCCCAATTTTGGCACTGGCAGTTACGTTCTCAACAAGAGTTCCGTCCTTTATCAGAAGGAATGTTGCGTTTTTCATTGTAACAATGCTGTTTTTTATCTTTGGTTTGGAGATGTTCACGTAGAAAACGTTCCTCAGAAAGTCATATCCCCTCTTGTATGTGGTAGTATTTGAAAGTCCCACCTCAAGGAGGGCCCTGAGTACCTCCGCAGTGGTCTTGATGTTGTCAGGGGCACCCGCTGTATAACCCCATGCACCAGTCGGATTCTGGCGTTTCTTTATTATCTCAAAAGTTTCATTAAACGCCTCGGTATAGTTGAACCTACGAAAATCAACAAGTGCGTAGGCATAGTAGTAGTTTGGATACTTGTCGGTCAAGTTCGAGGAAAGCCAGTTGAGGATTGGCGTGTAGTTGACCTCAACCTTAAGGGTGGAGAGAACCCATACTATATATGCCGTATTAAAAAAGTTGCCCCAGTGATTCCCGCTCTCGTTCTTAAGCAGGTACTCAACTTCTCTCTCGTAGGGCCTTCCGAGGAGGTAGTTTATCCTTGCTATCTCCGCAACCATCCACGGTTTGAGCTTCTTAAGGTTCAGGTTCGACAGGTCAACGCTGGTGTTACATTCCACATAGTACTTCGCCAGAACAACGGTCTCCCATTCGAATTTTGGCTTAACCTTTAACATATAAGGACACGCCAGTGGTTTTAGGTCGGAAAACCCGGGAAGCAGGGCAGTTTCTAACATGTCCGGTGGCTGATACTTTAGAGTTCCCCAGTAGCCGAAATGAACCGATTTCAGCAATTCTTTTTCATATTTCTCGTTCCCGGTGGAGTACAGGAGAAGGGCAATGGAGGCAGGGTCGTTAAGTGTTGAGTTGATTTCAACGTTTTCCCCGGTTAGGTAGGCCAATGCAAAGGCCTTGTAGAGAGCATTCACTCCCGTTGCCTCAACGTTTTTAAGGTCTTTTACATCGCCCAACGCCATGTATCCAAAAATCTTATCCATTGTCGTCTTTGGACTGTGGGTTTGGAGATAATAGAGCCCGTTGTTTATTGCTTTCTCAACAGGGAGCCATGAATACTTGAAATCCGCGTATTCTTTTAGCGCAATTACTGCTAGGGCCGTGTCAGTATAATCCCCAAAGGAGCCGTCGTCCTTCTGTTTGTACATCAGCCAATAGATTCCCTGGTGGATTGTTCTGTTGAAGAGACCCCGGGCTATTGACTCTCCCCTCATGAGTGCCATTAATGCGAGAGCTGTGTATTTCGCCTGGGGAGCCATTCCATAGCGATACGCCCATGCTCCCTCTGGAGTTTTAAGCATCATCAACCAGGTATCTGCCTCCAGAACATACTTGTATTCGTGAACCTTGTACAGTGCAATCGCTGAGAGCGCAGTTGCTGGGATGGTGGGGGTAAACACGTACGGCACTTCATCACCTTTGACGGGATGAGCATAAAAGAGCGGTAGAACCAAGAGTGTAACCAGAAGAACCGCTATAACCTTTTTCATTTCAACACCTCCAAATGGAAAAAGAAGAGGGAGTTAAAAACTTCAGCCATAGTATATCTTAACCTGGAGGAAGTAGTTTGCCGACCAGTAGTAGGTGCTGTAGGCGTAGACCACGAAGTACCATGTTCCGGGCTGTGGGTTGTTGTAGCTTACGTATTCGTTTGAGCTTGACGTTGTTGAGCTCGTAACGAGGTTCTGGTTCGGGTCATAGAGATAGAGGTCGAGGTCATCATAGCTGCTTCCATAGAGGTAACCCTCAATCTTGGTTGCACCGCTGTCAACGGTGACTGTGTCAACGACGTAGCTTCCGTAGTTCACGGTTCCGGTGAAGTTCTTAACGACTACTGTTGGATTGGACGGGGTTGTTGGGGTGCTTGGTGTTGTGTTGGTGTTGTTGGTTGGTGTCGTAGTGTTGCTCGGAGTGCTCGGGGTGCTTGGCTGGCTTGGAGTGCTTGAGGAGCCTTCTGTCACCGTTCCACCCTCGTCGAGAATCTCAAGGTTGTAGTTGGCACTTCCTGAATAGCTGACGATTAGGAAGTACCAAGTTCCAGGAGTGGGGTTCCTGTAGGCAACCTTTTCAAATCCGTAGTAGCCAGTGTTTGAGTAGTCAACGAGCTGGCCGTTCGGGTCGTACATGTAAAGATCAAGGTCGGCCTGTGGGTTGTCCCAGGTTAGGAGGGCGGCTATCCTAGTGGTTCCACTGCTGATGGTAACCTCCTTAGTCACGTTCTGCTTGTCGGCGAGATAGCCGGTTATAACGACCTTTGAGTCCTGGTCATAGTTCAGGGCCTCGTAGACGTTTATCCTACCCGCACCGTAGGCGATGCCCGCTATGGCGCTGGCGTTAACAACGTCTGCAGTTATCTCAAGGACGTGCTTAATCTTATCGGGAGTCCAGTCTGGGTGGGCTTCCCTAAGGAGTGCAACAGCACCGCTAACGTGTGGAGTAGCCATGCTCGTTCCAGGGGCGGCGACGTAGTACTGTCCAACGAGCTCGTCGGTTAGCTGGGTTCCGGCGGCCCTGTCAGAGATAATCCAGTTGCCCGGAGCGACGACTTCGGGCTTGAGCCTGCCGTCAGCGGTCGGTCCCCTGCTGGAGAAGCTTGTTATGACATCGTTCTTGTCAACAGCTCCAACGGTTATCACATCGGGAGCAGCAGCCGGAGAGCCTATGGTGTAAGTGTCAGGCCCACTGTTTCCAGCGGCAACACAGACAACAATTCCATCTTCCCAAGCCTTGTCAACTTCCTGGCTGAGGGCGTCAGTTCCGTCGGAGCTCTGGCTTGAACCGAGTGAGAGGTTAATAACGCTTATGTTGTACTCATCTTTGTGCTGTATAACCCAATCAACACCCGCTATTATAGTGGAAACTGAACCGCTACCGTCAGCGCCGAGAACCTTAACGCCAACGAGCTTGGCGCCGGGTGCAACACCCTTGTATTTTCCATCGCTGGCGGCACCGGTGCTGGCTATTATTCCGGCAACGTGGGTTCCGTGACCGTTATCATCGTAGGGAGTAGTCTTGTTGTTAACGAAGTCCTTCCATCCAATAACTTTTCCCTGAAGATCCGGGTGGGAGCCGTCAATACCAGTGTCGATGACGGCAACGACAACACCACTTCCATCGTATCCAACGTTCCAAACCTCGGGGGCTGATATCTGGGCGGTGGATTCATCGAGTCCCTCAAGGTCGACCTGAACCTGAACTTTGTAGTCGTCCTGTATGAACTGTATTCCCTGCACGCTAAGACCGCTTATAATGCCTGCATCTGAAAGACCACCGAGAACCAGAAGATACTTGACTGGTATCGTGATTGCAACGGCTGGAATGGCATGATAGTTATACTTTATCTTTGCTCCAAGGAACTTAAGGATTGGCAGAGCTTTGTTTTTGTCAGCCTGACTATTGAATACTATGATGGTACTGATTTCCTTGTTTGGGTTCATTCCCTGGACTTTCTGGAAGAGTTTCGGAGTTAGTAGTCCGTAGTTCTTTGGGGTATGCGTTGCAAGATGCGAGTTGCCCCCTACTGATGCAGCAGCTGCGAAACCAAATGTCATGCCAACGAGGAGCACAGCCAACAAAATGGCCTTAACTTCCTTCATTGCAGTACCCTCCTGAATTCATTCATTCTTTTCAGGCATAAAGCCCTCATCAGAGAGCACTTTTGGACAGCAATGCTATATAAGGATTTCGGTATTTAATCAAAATATTGCATATATCCTCAAAGTGTTGTTTATCTTTAGAAATATTTACTTTGAACATCGGAGAATTGTTGGATTTCTAACATCGTAAAAGTGGACAGTTTGGTTCATTTCCATATCCCAAAATCCGACAGTCAGATTGGGGTAAATATGAGAAAAGAGAAAAACAACAAGACTCACTCAAGCTCATCAAGGCCGAGCTCCTTGAGCTTCTCCTCGGGAATCCTTCCATCCTCAGTCCAGCCGCGGAACTTGTAGTACCTCGGAAGCATGAGGTGTAACCTTACCACGTGACCCTTGTTCGGTCCGTTCCTGACAGGTTCTTCAAGGAGCCTCTTCGGGAGTGTGTCTTCCTTAAGCGGGTCAAGGCCGGCCTTGAGGTTGAATAATCTTTCTGCGTTCCAGATGCGCTCGCCTATCTTGAGGTACTCCTCGGTCGAGAGGTCCCAACCGAGAGCTGCGTTGAGCATGTCACGATAGTCGTCTGCCCCAAGACCGAAGGTCGTGAAAACACAGAGTCCAGCGGCGTCGATGAGGGCAGTAAGGTCCTGGAAGAGTATGACCATCTTGACCTTCTCATCGCTTATGTCATGCGGGTCCATCTTGTATGGATAGCCAAGAATCTCGGGGCTTATCATGTACTGCTTGATGTGACAGCCACCGCGGTTGTTGGTGGCATAGCCGAGACCGTGTCCCTCGGCTCCACGCGGGTCGTAAGCCGGAAGCTCCTGCTTTTTGACACCCATGAAGTACTCAACGCCGTTGTACATCTCGGCTAGGCGGTAGCCACCCTCAGCGAGCTTGTCTCCGAAGCCCTCTCTCTTGGCAATCTTCTCGATGTAGTAGTGGAGAACTTCAGTATTGCCCCACCTGAAGGGCGGAGCATCTTCACCTAGGTCCTCCTGCTTGAGGAGGCCCTTCTCGTAGAGCTCCATGGCAGTAGCTAGAGTTCCACCGAGGCTTATGGTGTCCATACCGTACTCATCGGCCATGTGGTTTGCCTCGATTATACTCGCGAGGTCGTTTATACCGTTGTTAGCTCCAAGCGCCCAGATGCTCTCGTATTCAGGCCCTTCTGTTATGCCGAGGGTTGGAAGCCTGTTGACCCTTCCACAACCGATTGGACAGGCGTAACAGGGCTTGTTCCTGACGAGGTACTTAGCGGCCATAGCCTCACCGCTCTGCTCCTCGGCGTATTCAAACTGGCTGTACTGGAAGTTTCTCGTCGGGTACAAACCGTTTTGGTTGATTATGTTCACGAGTACGGCCGTTCCATACTTGGGCAGTCCCCCACCCGCTGTCGGGTCGTTCCTGAGCTTGTCGGTCTTCTCCTTGACGACACTTGTGAACTTTGCTCTGTCCGCAACCTCAACGCGCTTGTGCCCGCGAACAACTATAGCCTTCAGCTTTTTGCTTCCCATTACGGCACCAACGCCTCCCCTTCCAGCGGCTCTGTGCTCGTCGTTCATTACAGCGGCGAAGCGAACGAGGTTCTCTCCAGCGGGGCCTATTAGCGCGACGCGAATCCTCTTATCACCGATTTCCTCCTTTAGGGCCTTTTCAGTTTCGCTCGAAGTCTTACCCCACAGGTGGCTCGCATCGCGGAGTTCGACGCTCTCATCGTTGATGTAGAGATACACCGGATGGTCAGAGGAGCCTTCGACTATTATAGCGTCCCAGCCGGCGAACTTTAGCTCGGCTCCAAAGAATCCACCGGAGTTCGCCATGGCTATGTAACCGGTCAACGGGCTCTTGGTTATGACCATGTACCTTCCACCGGTGGGTGCCGTCGTTCCTGTTAGAGGGCCTGTGGCATAAATTATCTTGTTTTCCGGGCTGAAGGGGTCAACGGTCGGGTCCATCTCCTTGAGGAGATAATAGATTCCGAAGCCCCTCGTTCCAAGCCATTTTCTGGCGAACTTCTCGTCGAAGTGCTCCTCCTTTATGGTTCCATCGGTCAAGTTTACTCTCAAAATCTTACCCCAATAGGCGTACATACTTCGATGCCTCCAGCTGTTGTGCGAATCATTTTTGTACATTGATGCTAATAAACTTGACGAAAGCAAAAAAGGGAACATAAATAGACAAGGTAAGTTATTCTGTTTAACTACCAGAAGCCCTTCATACCCTTCTCAGGGATAGGACAGAGCACTATCCGCCTCGACCACAGGCAATCCGCACAGCTGGGTGTGTTCCCCCAGCAGTCGTATTTGGTGTCTTGCACAAAGGAACAGGACTCGTTCAGTGGACAGTCTGTACAGCTCGGGTAGAGGGAGTTCTTGACGACGTAGCGGAACCAGCTATACTCCCTGCTCGTCCATATCTCGGCGAGGCTTTTCTCCCGGACGTTGCCAAAGGAATGCGCGTAAACCTTCTTCTCCCTGCCAAAGACTATCTCAGGGTAGGTGTGGAGGAAACGGTAGCAGGGAGCAACTTCTCCGTCCCACCTGACAACTGCAACTTTTTTGTCGACGAACTCGCACCTACGTTCCGTCCTCAGTGAGAACTCGGCTATCTTATGGAGGTAGCCGTGATATATGGCCTCAAGTTTGTCAACAATTGGCTTCATGTCAACGGAACCGTCGTAAACTATCAAATCAGCGTGCTCTTTGGTGATTGGAATTAGGTTTGAGATTAAGAGCGTATCAACCCCAAGGGAACCAACGTAGTGCGCTATTTTCGGTAACTCCTTGTAATTTTCCTTCGTTGCAACCACCTCAACGCCAATGTGCGGAACGTCGCTCCCGAGTTCCCGCTTGACCTCTTGGATTTTCCTTATGCGGGAGCTTGTGTAGTCTGGCTTTATGTGACCGATATCAACGGGTTGGGTCGGCACTGAATCTATTGAGAAGTAAATTAAGTCCAAACCCAGCTTTACAAGCTCCTCTATTCTCTTATCTGTTAACAAAAAGCCGTTTGTGCTTATTCCCAGGGCAAAACCGCGCTTCTTTACTTCCCTCGCCATGTCCATGAAGCGAGGGTGAACGGTGGGTTCGCCTATTCCGCCAAAGTATATCATCTCAAGCTCCGGAAGTTCCTCGGCATCGTCCAGTATCTTTAAAAACAGCTCCCATTCCATGTCCCCTTCCGGGTCGTCCCAGTACTGCTTGAAGCACATTTCACAGCGAAGGTTACAGCGGTTGGTTATCTCAATGTAGAGATACTTTATGTCGGGGTTCTTTGGGATGAGAACCTTGTAGTCAGACAAATCAAAAAGATGATGCTCCTCCATGCTAAACACCTGAGTTTATAACTCATAGTGATTCCCTTATAACAGTTAGTGGACAGGATTGGGTAGTTGGGATAAAGCTTATAAACACTCCTCCTGTTATCACCTCGGGGTGGGCCGGTAGCTCAGCCTGGTTAGAGCGCGGGGCTTTTAACCCCGTGGCCGCGGGTTCGAATCCCGCCCGGCCCGCCATCAGCCCTTGCAAAGCAAGCACTGGCGGAAAAGTAGTGCCTTTTTAAAGTGCCCATCTCTGAGGTAGGTTTCTTCGATGTCCCCCCCGGTTGTTAGTGTTTCTTTCTATTTCTTTCTAAACGACGTCAGGAGGTTGCCAGAAACAGGTTGAAACCGCTTGGGAAGGCTTCATTTAGTGTTAAACCTCGACTTGAATTGCCTCTAGTTAGTGCACGACTGGTTTTTTTTGCAGATTTGGTGAGAAGGAGCAATTTTTTCACCACCCTCTCCCAAAGGCTGAACGCGAAGTTTGGCCAAGTTTGGTGATTTTTGAGTGCTCTGTTCTTTTGTAAGTGTTTGCATTTCTGGATAGCCTTTTGAAGCATAGAATTTCCTATCAGGGAGCATTTGTGTTAGGTTTTGCAATTTCCCCGCGCTCCAAAGGAGCGCCTTTAATAAGTAAAATCATGACTAAAGGGGTTTTAAGGGTAAATTTTTACCCTAAAGGCATTATTTTAAAGTGCAAACTTCATGAAAGAGCACTAAAAGGGAATCACGAACTTTGATGAAGCTTTTTCTAAAAGTTTCACGCTGGCAGAAGATTTCTTACTCTATTATCCTTTGATAAGTATCTTAGCTCTAGAGAAGTTCCTAAAGGGCGTTGTTCCAAAGAAGAACTATCAAAAACAAGTAAGTGGGAGAATAAACTTCATTAAAACCTTCAATTCATCAAAAATAGCATTCTAACCTTGCTCGAACTTCGCACGGGCAAGCTTTAGGAAAGCTTGACCAAAGATAGCCCTTACCACTCAAAAGGGCAAAGATTAGCCGTGCACTACTCAAAAAGCAACTCAAGACAGAATTTATCACTAACTGAAACTCTTCAGGCAGTTTCAACTTTGTTTTTTTGGCGTCCGAAGAACGCCGTTTGCAAAGTGAAATACTCTGCAAGGAGTAAGTAAATTAGAAATCCACTCAGAAGACTGCAAATTTCAAAAAAGAACTTCACTTTTCCGCCAGTGCTTGCTTTGCAAGGGCTGATGGCGGGCCGGGCGGGATTCGAACCCGCGACCTTCGGCTCCGGAGGCCGACGCTCTATCCAGACTAAGCCACCGGCCCAACCCAAAATGAGTATTGAGAGTGACTTAAAAACCTTAACCCCTGCCAAAACACTTTTTAGGGCAAAGATAAGAGTACTAGTTAGGTGAGACGCATGGAGCCCCACGAGTTCAAGCTAACCGAGGAAGGCATCAAAGCCGTTCTCCCTCCCCTCGAGGCCGAAATAATGGAGCACATGTGGAAGGTCAAAGTTGCAACAGCAGGTCAGGTTTACGAGCATATGAAGCAGAAGCACCCTGAGATAAGGCGCTCCACCATAAGCATTCTGATGAACCGTCTCTGCGAAAAGGGACTCCTTAAGAGGAGTGTTGAGAAGGGCAGGGGTGGGATGAGATATGTATATTCAATAACAACGACCAGGGAAGAGTTCGAGCAGAAGGTCGTCCAGAGTATCCTCGACGCCCTGATGACAAATTTCAGAGAGGCAACCTACGCGTATCTCTCACGGATAAAGAAGTGATGAACAATGTTATACCTTATCCTCATAATTGAGGTCGTTCTTCTCCTTGAGGCTCTGCGAGACATCGGAATTATAACAACAGTGGGGGCAATGACTTTTCTCGGGATACTGTACATATGGGCAACGAAACACAAATTTGGTGAAAACCTTATTCCCCTAGAACGGGAAGAGATGCCTTGGCTTTACGATGGTATCGCGGAACTCTCCAGAAAGGCAAACATCCCAATGCCTCGGATTTATCTGCTCGACGACTACATACCCAACGCGTACTCCTTTGGGAATACCATAGTTCTATCTCTTGGCCTCTTCGAAGTTTTGGACGAGGAGGGGATACTAGCGGTTGCCGCCCACGAGCTTGGTCATATAAAGAACCGCGATACCAAGTGGTTCCCAATGGTGACCTACGGGAGATACCTAATGGCAATGACCACACTTGTGCTTCTTATTGCCGGAGCCGGGCCGATAAAAGTGGCAGCACTCACGCTGTATATAGCATATGAATTGTCCAGGAGTGACTTCATGAAAAAGAGGGAGTTCCTGGCAGATGAAACTGCACTGAGGCTACTGACAGTTCCCCTCAGCCTTAAGAAGGCCCTAGAGGAGCTTAAGTATTATGAAGATCTGAGAATGAAGGTGAAGGTCAGCGCCGTTCCGAGCATCGAGCCAAATATAGAGAGGGAAAAGCGCTTTACCTTTTTCACGGAAACACATCCAAGCTACGAGGAAAGAATTATACGAATAACATTTGAAATGAACAACCTAATGAGAATGAAGCGGGTGCAGTAACATGGGAATCGAGATTTATCTCGACAGGGAAAAGGCCGAGAGGATTAGAAGGATAAGACCCACTAAAGACGAATATTTCATGCTTATAGCTAAACTCGTCTCCCTCAGAGCAACGTGTCCAAGGCTTCGCGTTGGGGCCGTGGCTGTTAAGGACGGCTACATCTTGGCTACTGGCTACAACGGTGCACCAAGGGGAATGGACCACTGCATCGATGTCGGCTGTCTCATCGTTGACGGACACTGCCACAGAGCCGTCCACGCGGAACAGAACGTCATAGCAATGGCCGCAAGGAAGGGCATAAGCCTCGAAGGAGCAACGCTGTATGTTACCCATTTTCCCTGTGATACCTGCTTTAAGCTTCTGATAAACGCAGGCATAAAGGAGATTGTTTACGAGGAAATGTATCCAAACGAAGCAACGGAAATACTCCTCAGGGAAGCCCAAGAGAAAGGGATAGTAAAGATTAGGCAGTTCAAACTGCCAAAGGAGCGCGTTAGAGCGTTCCTCGAAGAGCTCTTCGGGGGGTTCATTTGAGCTTTTTCTCAATCTCTTCAAACCTCTCGTTTATTTCCTCAAGCTCGATGGCAACCTTTCTCGTGAGTTCCGTCATCTCGCGCTCGGTCCTGTCAACAGCTAAGTAAACCTTGAATATCATGAGATACGCTAGACCGATTGCAACGACGAAGAGGGCATCTAACCCACGGCCAAGGCCAAGTATATTTTTGATTTCGTTTGCAATCCTAACCGGGAAAAATGCAACGATGAACAGGCCAAGCAGAATTGCTTCCCAGAACAGGAAGTCCCCCCACTCAACTTCACTGTTCCTGTATTTGCCGAAGACATAAACCATGAGAATAACCACAACGACGAGGGTTATCATCTGGACTGCGTACATTTCCATCACCTCAACTTGTCGAAGAGAAGGTTGAGCGCTATCTTAACGCCCTCCAAAACGTTCGTC
The window above is part of the Thermococcus sp. genome. Proteins encoded here:
- a CDS encoding aldehyde ferredoxin oxidoreductase family protein, producing MYAYWGKILRVNLTDGTIKEEHFDEKFARKWLGTRGFGIYYLLKEMDPTVDPFSPENKIIYATGPLTGTTAPTGGRYMVITKSPLTGYIAMANSGGFFGAELKFAGWDAIIVEGSSDHPVYLYINDESVELRDASHLWGKTSSETEKALKEEIGDKRIRVALIGPAGENLVRFAAVMNDEHRAAGRGGVGAVMGSKKLKAIVVRGHKRVEVADRAKFTSVVKEKTDKLRNDPTAGGGLPKYGTAVLVNIINQNGLYPTRNFQYSQFEYAEEQSGEAMAAKYLVRNKPCYACPIGCGRVNRLPTLGITEGPEYESIWALGANNGINDLASIIEANHMADEYGMDTISLGGTLATAMELYEKGLLKQEDLGEDAPPFRWGNTEVLHYYIEKIAKREGFGDKLAEGGYRLAEMYNGVEYFMGVKKQELPAYDPRGAEGHGLGYATNNRGGCHIKQYMISPEILGYPYKMDPHDISDEKVKMVILFQDLTALIDAAGLCVFTTFGLGADDYRDMLNAALGWDLSTEEYLKIGERIWNAERLFNLKAGLDPLKEDTLPKRLLEEPVRNGPNKGHVVRLHLMLPRYYKFRGWTEDGRIPEEKLKELGLDELE
- a CDS encoding prenyltransferase/squalene oxidase repeat-containing protein — encoded protein: MKKVIAVLLVTLLVLPLFYAHPVKGDEVPYVFTPTIPATALSAIALYKVHEYKYVLEADTWLMMLKTPEGAWAYRYGMAPQAKYTALALMALMRGESIARGLFNRTIHQGIYWLMYKQKDDGSFGDYTDTALAVIALKEYADFKYSWLPVEKAINNGLYYLQTHSPKTTMDKIFGYMALGDVKDLKNVEATGVNALYKAFALAYLTGENVEINSTLNDPASIALLLYSTGNEKYEKELLKSVHFGYWGTLKYQPPDMLETALLPGFSDLKPLACPYMLKVKPKFEWETVVLAKYYVECNTSVDLSNLNLKKLKPWMVAEIARINYLLGRPYEREVEYLLKNESGNHWGNFFNTAYIVWVLSTLKVEVNYTPILNWLSSNLTDKYPNYYYAYALVDFRRFNYTEAFNETFEIIKKRQNPTGAWGYTAGAPDNIKTTAEVLRALLEVGLSNTTTYKRGYDFLRNVFYVNISKPKIKNSIVTMKNATFLLIKDGTLVENVTASAKIGGLDGYILIYPTKHPLLVNATPVEGFKATSPWKKPLVENQKATIGGIYLVYIVAVLVVVVVSLGVVLSRRNRKKR
- a CDS encoding S8 family serine peptidase: MKEVKAILLAVLLVGMTFGFAAAASVGGNSHLATHTPKNYGLLTPKLFQKVQGMNPNKEISTIIVFNSQADKNKALPILKFLGAKIKYNYHAIPAVAITIPVKYLLVLGGLSDAGIISGLSVQGIQFIQDDYKVQVQVDLEGLDESTAQISAPEVWNVGYDGSGVVVAVIDTGIDGSHPDLQGKVIGWKDFVNNKTTPYDDNGHGTHVAGIIASTGAASDGKYKGVAPGAKLVGVKVLGADGSGSVSTIIAGVDWVIQHKDEYNISVINLSLGSSQSSDGTDALSQEVDKAWEDGIVVCVAAGNSGPDTYTIGSPAAAPDVITVGAVDKNDVITSFSSRGPTADGRLKPEVVAPGNWIISDRAAGTQLTDELVGQYYVAAPGTSMATPHVSGAVALLREAHPDWTPDKIKHVLEITADVVNASAIAGIAYGAGRINVYEALNYDQDSKVVITGYLADKQNVTKEVTISSGTTRIAALLTWDNPQADLDLYMYDPNGQLVDYSNTGYYGFEKVAYRNPTPGTWYFLIVSYSGSANYNLEILDEGGTVTEGSSSTPSQPSTPSTPSNTTTPTNNTNTTPSTPTTPSNPTVVVKNFTGTVNYGSYVVDTVTVDSGATKIEGYLYGSSYDDLDLYLYDPNQNLVTSSTTSSSNEYVSYNNPQPGTWYFVVYAYSTYYWSANYFLQVKIYYG
- a CDS encoding M48 family metallopeptidase, with the protein product MLYLILIIEVVLLLEALRDIGIITTVGAMTFLGILYIWATKHKFGENLIPLEREEMPWLYDGIAELSRKANIPMPRIYLLDDYIPNAYSFGNTIVLSLGLFEVLDEEGILAVAAHELGHIKNRDTKWFPMVTYGRYLMAMTTLVLLIAGAGPIKVAALTLYIAYELSRSDFMKKREFLADETALRLLTVPLSLKKALEELKYYEDLRMKVKVSAVPSIEPNIEREKRFTFFTETHPSYEERIIRITFEMNNLMRMKRVQ
- the bpsA gene encoding N(4)-bis(aminopropyl)spermidine synthase, with product MKEIIERVRNKTSIPVYERTIENVLSAILASSDVWRIVDLSEEPLPLVVAVIEALHEMGYLTFEGSNVVLTESGKKLVEKYGIGARKDYTCSHCQGKTVELSAFRDLLEEFKEIVKDRPQPKHDFDQAYVTPETTVARVALMHSRGDLENKEVFVLGDDDLTSIALMLSGLPKRIAVLDIDERLMKFIEKTADELGYSDIEIFTFDLREPLPEYALHKFDTFITDPPETVPAIRAFVGRGIATLKGPGCAGYFGITRRESSLDKWREIQKLLLNEFGVVITDIIRNFNEYVNWGYEEETRAWRLLPVKVKPSYNWYKSYMFRIQTLEGSKGFEEKIEIGDELYNDEEASTT
- a CDS encoding cytidine/deoxycytidylate deaminase family protein; translation: MGIEIYLDREKAERIRRIRPTKDEYFMLIAKLVSLRATCPRLRVGAVAVKDGYILATGYNGAPRGMDHCIDVGCLIVDGHCHRAVHAEQNVIAMAARKGISLEGATLYVTHFPCDTCFKLLINAGIKEIVYEEMYPNEATEILLREAQEKGIVKIRQFKLPKERVRAFLEELFGGFI
- a CDS encoding tungsten cofactor oxidoreductase radical SAM maturase, translating into MEEHHLFDLSDYKVLIPKNPDIKYLYIEITNRCNLRCEMCFKQYWDDPEGDMEWELFLKILDDAEELPELEMIYFGGIGEPTVHPRFMDMAREVKKRGFALGISTNGFLLTDKRIEELVKLGLDLIYFSIDSVPTQPVDIGHIKPDYTSSRIRKIQEVKRELGSDVPHIGVEVVATKENYKELPKIAHYVGSLGVDTLLISNLIPITKEHADLIVYDGSVDMKPIVDKLEAIYHGYLHKIAEFSLRTERRCEFVDKKVAVVRWDGEVAPCYRFLHTYPEIVFGREKKVYAHSFGNVREKSLAEIWTSREYSWFRYVVKNSLYPSCTDCPLNESCSFVQDTKYDCWGNTPSCADCLWSRRIVLCPIPEKGMKGFW
- a CDS encoding DUF2304 family protein, with amino-acid sequence MYAVQMITLVVVVILMVYVFGKYRNSEVEWGDFLFWEAILLGLFIVAFFPVRIANEIKNILGLGRGLDALFVVAIGLAYLMIFKVYLAVDRTEREMTELTRKVAIELEEINERFEEIEKKLK
- a CDS encoding BlaI/MecI/CopY family transcriptional regulator is translated as MEPHEFKLTEEGIKAVLPPLEAEIMEHMWKVKVATAGQVYEHMKQKHPEIRRSTISILMNRLCEKGLLKRSVEKGRGGMRYVYSITTTREEFEQKVVQSILDALMTNFREATYAYLSRIKK